A stretch of DNA from Triticum dicoccoides isolate Atlit2015 ecotype Zavitan chromosome 2A, WEW_v2.0, whole genome shotgun sequence:
CCAGTGCATCCTGATTATGCCTATCTATCATCAAGTCAAAGTTCAATGAATAGTAACAGCACGTCGCAAGGTTAAGCTAGCAAATGCTAACTGACTGAACTTCTACTTACTCCTTCAAAATGAAACAAAAGATCATGTGAGGACAAAATTTAATACTTCACTGCGGAATCTTAAACTTCAGTTATGTGATCTACTTTCCACTTTCATGTCAAATTCCTGATAATTAATTTTCGGGGTAGTGAAACTCCTCATGGCCGAAAACATTATACATGTTGCTCGGTTCTTGTATGCACAGGTTTGCAAAAACTAAACCATAAATTAATTACCTTTTTTACTTGTTTGTTGTAGATGGACAAGAAACTAGCCATCACCGTTTTCAGCTTCCCACCAGACAAGGGCAATGTTGGCACTGCAGCATACCTGAATGTCTTCAGCTCCATCTATTCTGTCCTCAAGGACCTCAAGAAGGATGGCTACAATGTCGAGGGCCTTCCAGAGACACCTGAAGAACTCATTGAGGAGGTTATTCATGATAAGGAGGCCCAGTTCAACAGCCCCAACCTCAATGTTGTTTACCGCATGAATGTGCGGGAGTACCAAGCACTCACCCCCTACGCCAACATGCTGGAGGAGAACTGGGGCAAGCCACCTGGGCATCTCAACTCTGATGGTGAGAACCTCCTTGTCTATGGGAAGCAGTATGGCAACATCTTCATCGGAGTGCAGCCCACTTTTGGCTATGAAGGTGACCCAATGCGGCTTCTGTTCTCAAAGTCTGCCAGCCCTCACCATGGGTTTGCAGCATACTACACTTTTGTTGAGAAGATCTTCAAGGCAGATGCTGTTCTGCACTTCGGCACACACGGGTCCCTTGAGTTCATGCCCGGGAAACAAGTTGGGATGAGTGATGCATGCTTCCCTGATAGTCTGATTGGTAACATCCCCAACATCTACTACTATGCAGCAAACAACCCTTCAGAGGCAACAGTGGCCAAGCGCCGAAGCTATGCAAACACTATAAGCTACCTGACACCACCAGCTGAGAATGCCGGTCTGTACAAGGGGCTGAAGCAGCTGTCAGAGCTCATCGCCTCTTACCAGTCTCTCAAGGACACGGGCCGTGGCAACCAGATTGTGAGCTCAATCATCAGCACTGCAAAACAGTGTAACCTGGACAAGgatgttgacttgcccgatgaaggCGAGGAGCTCCCAGCCAATGAGCGTGACCTCGTCGTCGGGAAGGTGTATGGAAAGCTCATGGAGATAGAGTCACGGCTACTGCCATGTGGTCTGCATGTGATAGGTGAGCCACCAACTGCCGTCGAAGCTGTGGCCACATTGGTGAACATAGCTGCTCTTGACCGCCCAGAGGAGAACATATTCTCGCTGCCCGGCATTCTTGCTGCGACGGTGGGCAGGACCATTGAAGATGTCTACAGGGGTAGTGACAAGGGCATACTGGCTGATGTTGAACTCCTGAAGCAGATCACTGAAGCTTCACGAGGTGCCGTAAGTGCCTTTGTTGAGAAGACCACAAACAGCAAAGGGCAAGTTGTTGATGTTACAAACAAACTCAGTTCCATCCTTGGCTTTAGTCTCTCAGAGCCATGGGTGGAGTACCTGTCCCAAACCAAGTTCATCAGGGCGGACAGAGATAAGCTGAGGACCTTGTTTGGATTCTTGGGAGAGTGCCTGAAGCTGATTGTGGCAGACAATGAGCTGGGAGCCTTGAAGACTGCCCTTGAGGGAAGCTATGTTGAGCCAGGCCCTGGTGGTGATCCCATCCGTAACCCGAAGGTTCTCCCAACAGGGAAGAACATCCATGCTCTCGACCCGCAGTCTATCCCGACTGCAGCTGCCATGAAGAGTGCCAAGATTGTTGTGGAACGTCTGCTGGAGCGGCAAAAGGCTGACAATGGTGGCAAGTATCCTGAGACAATTGCACTTGTCTTGTGGGGCACCGACAACATCAAGACCTACGGCGAGTCGCTGGCCCAGGTGATGTGGATGCTTGGTGTGGAGCCGGTTACTGATGGGCTTGGCCGTGTCAACCGTGTGGAGCCCGTCAGCATTGAGGAGCTTGGACGCCCTAGGATTGATGTCGTCGTCAACTGCTCGGGTGTGTTCAGAGATCTTTTCATCAACCAGGTACGAACTAATACCGCCTCTGCATTTGATTTGTATATTTTGCAGATAACTAAATTATTCATCACTTAACTCATGCACTAACGTTACACACCTGACCAATGCAGATGAATCTGCTGGACCGGGCAGTAAAGATGGTTGCTGAACTAGATGAGCCAATTGAGATGAACTATGTGCGCAAGCATGCCCAGGAGCAGGCAGAGGAGCTCGGTGTCTCGGTAAGAGAGGCGGCAACAAGGATCTTCTCAAATGCATCAGGCTCTTATTCGTCGAATGTGAACTTAGCAGTGGAGAATGCATCATGGACAGatgagaagcagctccaggacatgtACCTGAGCCGCAAATCTTTTGCATTCGACAGTGATGCTCCAGGGGTAGGCATGCTAGAGAAACGCAAGACGTTTGAGCTTGCTCTAGCAACAGCAGATGCCACATTCCAAAACCTGGACTCCTCGGAGATCTCACTGACAGATGTCAGCCACTACTTCGACTCAGACCCGACGAAGCTGGTGCAAGGGCTGCGGAAGGATGGGCGGGCACCTTCATCGTACATAGCAGACACAACCACAGCAAATGCACAGGTGCGGACATTGTCGGAGACGGTGCGTCTTGATGCAAGGACAAAGCTACTGAACCCTAGGTGGTACGAGGGGATGATGAAGAGTGGCTATGAGGGAGTTAGAGAGATCGAGAAGCGGCTGACGAATACTGTTGGATGGAGTGCAACATCCGGGCAGGTGGACAACTGGGTTTACGAGGAAGCAAACACCACATTCATCGAAGATGAAGAGATGAGGAAGAGGCTGATGGACACAAATCCCAATTCGTTCAGGAAGCTGCTTCAAACCTTCCTAGAAGCAAATGGCAGAGGCTACTGGGAGACATCAGAGGATAACTTGGAAAGGCTCAGGGAGCTCTACTCGGAGGTTGAAGACAAGATCGAAGGAATTGACCGGTGAACTCATTTCACTGATCAACCAGTTCCAGCATTTGACCAAGAAGAAATTCTTCTGCCTTGCTGAGTTGAAACTTGTATAATTTGTGATTTATAAAAGTTGTAACATGCAATACAGACCTTTAACAAAGAGGGTGGTTCGTTGTGAATGTAAAAAGGAAGCATGAGTAGAAGTTCTTTTTTGGGGAATATTGGTACTTTGCTGTCACATGTTCATCTACAGATATAGTAACAGAGAATGGAGTGTCATTTTTAACTGTTTTAACAAAATAACATTTGAAGTTTAGCATTCTTCATTGTTATCTTTACATTGAACTGCAACAGTCCAATAGGTAAAGATTTCACACTAGGAAACAATGGTGTTAATGTGATCATGTGAGACTAGTGATAAGGTAAAAGTATCTTGTTAAATTGAACTTACAACTGAAAGGGAGGATGAAGAGGAACAAAACAATAACTTTAACGATCGTAGTTTTGTTTCCCCTTCTCAACCCAAATTATACAATTTTAGTGGACTCTAGTCTCCTGGATCAGACCAACTCCAGAAGAAAAGGATCTCCTGAAGCCATGACTCTGATTAGTTTTACAAAATCAATTTCATTCTCAACCTTCATAGGGTACACAGCATGTGCTTCAGGAGTATATATCGCCGAGAAAGTGGTATCTGATGGCAAGTTTGTCCGATAAGCAAGTTTTCCCAAAGCTTTGGGTTCAAAATTGCTCGGTACATCCATTGCAAGGAACAACATGGGGACTCCAATGGTGTGATGGATGTCTAGGTTTCCGATAACTTTAACGAGGTAGGAGAAGTCACCGGTGTACCGTCGAGGTATGTAGAATATCTCACTGCTGCAATGAATTATCTTATCTTCACCTATGCTTCTTTTGTAATTGGCTTGATGGTGAACTGGAAAACTGTCAACCGCCTTTTTTACCATATTTCCTTGGTTCATAAACCATTCATTGTTATTTCCCGGTAGAGGGACATCGGACCATGATTCCTTCACCTGGTGAGAACCAGAGAAGTTAGTTTTGACAGATCAGAATATTTGAATGTTCTATAATTCACAAATTTCACAAACCAGGAAAAGGGTACGCACCTTGTTGGTTATCCAGAGCTTGGATTTATCAGCATCCAATAGGTTCCAATAATTTAGGACCATATGATCCTGAAGGAATACAAATCCTTCAGCGCCTGCAAACCGATCAAACACCTTGGGCAAGTACCTGTGATGGGAACTTATCAGTAAGTGGTTAATCAATTCTACAATTTTGGTATCCAAGCAAATGAAGCCTCACTGGATGAAGCAACAGTAGGATTTATGGAAACATGAAGAAAACTGCAAGGTTACAGATCAAGCTGATTGAACTCACTTGTATGCATGTGCAAAGTTGCTGGATTCGACAGCAAGATCTGAATTGCCATGCTCTGAAAGAATAACCACTGCCCGGAATATCCGGCCATAAAGAAGCCTCCACTCTAGTGCAGTCCGGTCCACAGGTCCGGTGCAATGCACTATAAGCACAACATCACCAAAGTGCTTCCTCCATTTTATGAGATTGCCAATCTCAGTGCTTACTTCCCCAATCTCCTCAACCCCAAGATGGACAGAAGGCTGCTTCTTGGGGACAAACTCCTGCTTATCCCCATGACCAATGGCCGCTCTCGGGCGGTCGATCTCCAATGACATCAACCTTGGCTGCCTGTACCCGACAGCGACCAGATCTTGCAGCCACGCAGCCATGAAATGCAAATCCTTCTCCCACCAGAAACCCTCCTCCGTCATCGCATAACTCAAATCAAGAATCCGCTCAAAGAGTGTCGGTTTCGTCGACCGCCACTCCATCAGGAAATTTATCAGCCTCCCTACATTGACATGGATATCCTTCTCCTCGTCGAATGGATGAGCATGCACATTATCAGTGCGATGCACAGTCGGTGGGTACACAACTAGTTGGCCCCCAATCTCCCATAGTATCCTCTGCGCCCAATACCCACGGATAACATCGGACGCCATCGGACTCaccgagaccggcaatgcaagaccCCAGAACGCCGGTGCATGGAACATTGTGTTCAGTGAGTTGACTGGCGCCATCACGCCCTGTGGCAATGCTACCTTGGGTGCGTCTGCATCAAACTGAACATCGAAAGCCTCCATTTCCAGTGACTTTCGTGTGAGGTAGAACACAGCGTCAACATCTGGAAGGCCATTGCACAGCCCCTGCTGTATGAACTGCCCACCGCCGTACACCATCGTGTAGAATTCCTCGGCGCCCACCTCCCCGGCCTTCTCCAGCGGCAGCCCCCGCGGCCAGACCGACGGCTGCCCGAAGTGCACGTACGGGTTCACCACCGTGCGGTTGGGATCGGCGTGGCTGTACTGCAGCAGAACGGAGCCGCCCCCCTGGCGCTGGTCCAGATCGACATCGAAGTGCCTGGTGAGGTTGTTGCCGGTCACGGCGTTGCGGGCGTCGGCGTCGTAGACGACGCGCGCGCCGCGCTGCACGGCGAAGAGGTACGCGGCGGCCTTGCGGGCGTGGCCGCGGGCGGGCAGGAACTCGACGGAGCGGAAGCCGAGGCGGGCCTGGTCGGCGAGGGTGAGCAGCGCGGCGCCCGGGTGGGACCAGCCGGGCGGGGTGGCCTCGTCCGCGACGGCGAGGAGCTGCCAGCCGGGGGCGGCGGCCAGCGGGCGGTGGCGCTGGTGGTGGGGCGACGCGGAGAAGACGATCCAGTGGGAGGCGCGGAGGTCGGGGAGCGGGGAGGAGGGGAGCCCCGGGAGGGGCGGCACGCGGGACCAGAGGACGGACGGGTACGGGATGCGGCGGGGGGCGGGGGAGGAGCGGCAGAGCGCGGACGGGGAGGCGCCGCcgttgaagaagaggaggaggaggaagggggccgccGCGAGCGCTGCGAGGAGGAGGTAGACGGCGCGCCTGGAGCCGGTggtggcgacgggggcggcgggcggcggcattTGGGCGCGGCGGAGGGGAGGAGCTCGCGGTGGCTTGGTGGCGCTGGTTGGTGGGTCGGCAGTGGCGTGGGAGTCAACGCCGGCGAGCGACGCGGGGTCGCGCAGCCGGTGGGGGTGGTTCTGCCGGGAGCTCTTTTATGGTACCGTGAAATGAATATTGGCCTTTTATTCCTGAAGATCTAACGTCCCAAAGGCCGATGGATTGGATTGCGCTAGCAGTACAGCGTGCACTGGTTGTTTAATCCGAGCAGTATACGAGATCCAAGGGCAATTTGGGAAGATAT
This window harbors:
- the LOC119353509 gene encoding magnesium-chelatase subunit ChlH, chloroplastic; translation: MSSLVSAPFATATGARKKARAPAPLHSFLLAGRRGRRAAAATIRCAVAGNGLFTQTNPDVRRVVPAERGLPRVRVVYVVLEAQYQSSVTAAVMQLNADPRRAAEFEVVGYLVEELRDADTYAAFCDDVAAANVFIGSLIFVEELALKVRDAVAAHRDRMDAVLVFPSMPEVMRLNKLGSFSMAQLGQSKSPFFQLFKRNKKDSSGFADSMLKLVRTLPKVLKYLPSDKAQDARLYILSLQFWLGGSPDNLQNFLKMIAVSYVPALKGADIKYSDPVLFLDTGIWHPLAPAMFDDVKEYLNWYGTRRDANDRLKNPEAPVIGLVLQRSHIVTGDDGHYVAVIMELEARGAKVIPIFAGGLDFSGPIERYLVDPITKKPFVNAVVSLTGFALVGGPARQDHPKAIASLMKLDVPYIVALPLVFQTTEEWLNSTLGLHPIQVALQVALPELDGGMEPIVFAGRDPRSGKSHALHKRVEQLCTRAIRWAELKRKTKMDKKLAITVFSFPPDKGNVGTAAYLNVFSSIYSVLKDLKKDGYNVEGLPETPEELIEEVIHDKEAQFNSPNLNVVYRMNVREYQALTPYANMLEENWGKPPGHLNSDGENLLVYGKQYGNIFIGVQPTFGYEGDPMRLLFSKSASPHHGFAAYYTFVEKIFKADAVLHFGTHGSLEFMPGKQVGMSDACFPDSLIGNIPNIYYYAANNPSEATVAKRRSYANTISYLTPPAENAGLYKGLKQLSELIASYQSLKDTGRGNQIVSSIISTAKQCNLDKDVDLPDEGEELPANERDLVVGKVYGKLMEIESRLLPCGLHVIGEPPTAVEAVATLVNIAALDRPEENIFSLPGILAATVGRTIEDVYRGSDKGILADVELLKQITEASRGAVSAFVEKTTNSKGQVVDVTNKLSSILGFSLSEPWVEYLSQTKFIRADRDKLRTLFGFLGECLKLIVADNELGALKTALEGSYVEPGPGGDPIRNPKVLPTGKNIHALDPQSIPTAAAMKSAKIVVERLLERQKADNGGKYPETIALVLWGTDNIKTYGESLAQVMWMLGVEPVTDGLGRVNRVEPVSIEELGRPRIDVVVNCSGVFRDLFINQMNLLDRAVKMVAELDEPIEMNYVRKHAQEQAEELGVSVREAATRIFSNASGSYSSNVNLAVENASWTDEKQLQDMYLSRKSFAFDSDAPGVGMLEKRKTFELALATADATFQNLDSSEISLTDVSHYFDSDPTKLVQGLRKDGRAPSSYIADTTTANAQVRTLSETVRLDARTKLLNPRWYEGMMKSGYEGVREIEKRLTNTVGWSATSGQVDNWVYEEANTTFIEDEEMRKRLMDTNPNSFRKLLQTFLEANGRGYWETSEDNLERLRELYSEVEDKIEGIDR
- the LOC119353510 gene encoding probable glycosyltransferase STELLO1 is translated as MPPPAAPVATTGSRRAVYLLLAALAAAPFLLLLFFNGGASPSALCRSSPAPRRIPYPSVLWSRVPPLPGLPSSPLPDLRASHWIVFSASPHHQRHRPLAAAPGWQLLAVADEATPPGWSHPGAALLTLADQARLGFRSVEFLPARGHARKAAAYLFAVQRGARVVYDADARNAVTGNNLTRHFDVDLDQRQGGGSVLLQYSHADPNRTVVNPYVHFGQPSVWPRGLPLEKAGEVGAEEFYTMVYGGGQFIQQGLCNGLPDVDAVFYLTRKSLEMEAFDVQFDADAPKVALPQGVMAPVNSLNTMFHAPAFWGLALPVSVSPMASDVIRGYWAQRILWEIGGQLVVYPPTVHRTDNVHAHPFDEEKDIHVNVGRLINFLMEWRSTKPTLFERILDLSYAMTEEGFWWEKDLHFMAAWLQDLVAVGYRQPRLMSLEIDRPRAAIGHGDKQEFVPKKQPSVHLGVEEIGEVSTEIGNLIKWRKHFGDVVLIVHCTGPVDRTALEWRLLYGRIFRAVVILSEHGNSDLAVESSNFAHAYKYLPKVFDRFAGAEGFVFLQDHMVLNYWNLLDADKSKLWITNKVKESWSDVPLPGNNNEWFMNQGNMVKKAVDSFPVHHQANYKRSIGEDKIIHCSSEIFYIPRRYTGDFSYLVKVIGNLDIHHTIGVPMLFLAMDVPSNFEPKALGKLAYRTNLPSDTTFSAIYTPEAHAVYPMKVENEIDFVKLIRVMASGDPFLLELV